The genomic stretch CCCCTCGCGCCCATCATACGCACCAACCAGCTCCCACAACGTCCGCACGCCGAACCCGGTCCCGCCGGGCCTGAAGATGGACGCGTTCTCGTCGGTCCAGGCCGGTCCCGCAATGTCCAGATGGGCCCAGTCGACGCCTTCGGGCACGAAGTTCTTCAGGAACATGGCCGCGTAGATCGCCCCCCCTTCCCGTGTGGCGATATTCTTCAGATCCGCCACATCGCCCTTCAGAGGCTCTCCGTACTCCTTCCAAAGCGGCATGGGCCAGAATCTCTCGCCCACACGGCTGCCGCCCTCGCGAATGCGCTGGTCGAGCTCCGCGGTCGTGGCGAAGACTGCCGCAACCTTGGTGCCCAGCGCCACGAGGCAGGCTCCGGTCAAGGTCGCCAGATCGACCAGGATCTCGGGCTTGAAGCGTGCGCTGTAGGCCAGGGCATCGGCCAGGATGAGGCGGCCCTCGGCATCGGTGTTCAGGATTTCGATGGTCTTGCCGTTCATGGCCGTGACCACGTCGCCGGGCTTGGTGGCCTTGCTGCCGGGCACGTTTTCCGTGCAGGGCAAAAGCCCCACCACTCGCCGCACGCTGCCTCCCGCCTGTCCCAGGGCCCTGAACAATCCCAGAATGGCTGCGGCTCCGGCCATATCCCCTTTCATCTCATGCATCTTCGCGGACGGTTTGAGCGAGATGCCGCCGGTGTCGAAGGTCACGCCCTTGCCCACGAAGACTAGGGGGTGCGCGTCGCTGCCCGGCGCCGAATCGAGCACTATGAACCTGGCCGGAGTGTCGCTGCCGCGAAAAACCGAGGCAAAGGAGCCCATGCCCATCCCCACTATTTCCTCAGGGCCAAAAACCTGCACGCCAAACCCGAACCGGGCGCCCAGATCGCGGGCAACCCCGGCCAGATGTTCGGGCGTGGCCACGTTGGCCGGTGTATTGACCAGATCGCGGGCCAGAATCACGCCCTCCGCCACGGCCAGCGCCCGGGCCACTTTTTCCTGCATATCCGTGTCCTGACTCAAGACGGCAAGGGAAGCGGGGCAATCCTCGTCGCCGGGGTCGGACTTGAAGGCGACAAAGCGATACCCGGCCAGGCGCGTAGCCACGACGCACTCAAGGGTCAGGTCGTCGATCAGTTCCAACCGGTCCAGATGCTCGGAAGCCACGGCCAGGGAGGAAAGCTCCTGGCTGGCGGCGACGCGCACAGCCGTGCCCACTGCAGCGCGAAATCCGTCCAGATCTAGATCGCTGGCCTTGCCGAGGCCCACCAGCAGACAGGATCCGCCAGGCGTGGAGCAAAGGCGGGTCCGCCCGGCCTTGCCTGAAAAAGATATGGACGGGTCAAGGCCGAAAGGCCGTGCAAGCTCCAGGTCCGCCTCGCTCCAATCCGCTCCTTC from Deltaproteobacteria bacterium HGW-Deltaproteobacteria-18 encodes the following:
- a CDS encoding leucyl aminopeptidase, coding for MNIDVFLDGGELKDAVLLMFRSEGADWSEADLELARPFGLDPSISFSGKAGRTRLCSTPGGSCLLVGLGKASDLDLDGFRAAVGTAVRVAASQELSSLAVASEHLDRLELIDDLTLECVVATRLAGYRFVAFKSDPGDEDCPASLAVLSQDTDMQEKVARALAVAEGVILARDLVNTPANVATPEHLAGVARDLGARFGFGVQVFGPEEIVGMGMGSFASVFRGSDTPARFIVLDSAPGSDAHPLVFVGKGVTFDTGGISLKPSAKMHEMKGDMAGAAAILGLFRALGQAGGSVRRVVGLLPCTENVPGSKATKPGDVVTAMNGKTIEILNTDAEGRLILADALAYSARFKPEILVDLATLTGACLVALGTKVAAVFATTAELDQRIREGGSRVGERFWPMPLWKEYGEPLKGDVADLKNIATREGGAIYAAMFLKNFVPEGVDWAHLDIAGPAWTDENASIFRPGGTGFGVRTLWELVGAYDGREGEMAL